A window of the Brachyspira suanatina genome harbors these coding sequences:
- a CDS encoding L-lactate dehydrogenase produces the protein METLLKRRKAVLIGAGHVGSHAGYALAAQGLVEEIIYIDIDEKKAFSQALDIFDATVYLPHRVEVKSGTYKDIDDADIMVVCAGPLPNMNQTRMDTLGATIGVMKDVTSKIKNTKFSGIIINISNPADVITHYLQNKLNYDPKRIISTSTTLDSARLRRAISEAINVDQKSIYAYALGEHGESQMVPWSTVTIAGKPLFELMKEKDKYSKLDLKELAYKGRRGGWDVLEGKGSTEFGIGTALAEVARAVLCDEHRVLPVSVYLNGEYGQNDVYASVPAVLGRNGVEEIIELKMNDEEKKLFDESCSVMKKNYELALNM, from the coding sequence ATGGAAACTTTATTGAAAAGAAGAAAAGCTGTATTGATAGGGGCAGGACATGTAGGTTCTCATGCAGGATATGCATTGGCGGCTCAAGGTTTAGTTGAAGAAATAATTTATATTGATATAGATGAAAAGAAGGCATTTTCTCAGGCTTTAGATATATTTGATGCTACAGTTTATTTACCTCATAGAGTAGAAGTAAAATCAGGAACTTATAAAGATATAGATGATGCTGATATAATGGTGGTATGTGCGGGTCCTTTGCCTAATATGAATCAAACTAGAATGGATACTTTAGGTGCTACAATAGGGGTTATGAAAGATGTAACATCTAAAATAAAAAATACAAAGTTCTCAGGAATCATAATCAATATTTCTAATCCTGCAGATGTTATCACTCATTATTTACAAAATAAATTGAATTATGATCCTAAAAGAATAATATCTACAAGTACCACATTAGATTCTGCAAGATTAAGAAGAGCCATATCAGAGGCGATTAATGTTGATCAAAAGTCAATATATGCCTATGCTTTAGGTGAGCATGGAGAAAGTCAGATGGTTCCATGGTCAACAGTTACTATAGCAGGAAAGCCTTTGTTTGAACTTATGAAAGAAAAAGATAAATACTCAAAACTTGATTTAAAAGAATTAGCTTATAAAGGAAGAAGAGGCGGCTGGGATGTTTTAGAGGGTAAAGGATCTACAGAGTTTGGAATAGGTACTGCTTTAGCTGAAGTGGCACGCGCTGTACTTTGCGATGAGCATAGAGTTCTTCCTGTTTCAGTTTATTTAAATGGAGAATACGGACAAAATGATGTTTATGCTTCAGTTCCTGCAGTGCTTGGAAGAAATGGAGTTGAAGAGATAATCGAATTAAAGATGAATGATGAAGAGAAAAAATTATTTGATGAATCTTGCAGCGTGATGAAAAAGAATTATGAATTAGCTTTGAATATGTAA
- a CDS encoding MetQ/NlpA family ABC transporter substrate-binding protein, protein MRRIILLFIFIFSVSCSNADKNVHIVRVGYIGESDKIIWQEVMKKVSNDNIEIELVSYINYSSPNKVLNDGEIDLNNFQHYAFFNKELEDKGYELTAIADTCLAAMNIYSDNITNINQIKENDKVAIPNDDSNRGRALKVLAAAGLIELKNIYKQNPTVNDIKENKLNLDIIEVDAGSIYGLLPDIASAVINSNFALNFGLDPYRDSIFKDNTSNYTDKNYINIIAARTENKDNETYKKIINAYQSDEIKEIYNKKFNGIYSCLVIL, encoded by the coding sequence ATGAGAAGAATAATTTTACTTTTTATTTTTATATTTTCTGTTTCATGTTCTAATGCTGATAAAAATGTCCATATAGTGAGAGTGGGATATATAGGCGAGTCGGATAAAATTATTTGGCAAGAGGTGATGAAAAAAGTTTCTAATGATAATATAGAAATAGAATTGGTATCTTATATTAATTATTCTTCTCCTAATAAAGTTTTAAATGATGGTGAAATAGATTTAAATAATTTTCAGCATTATGCATTTTTTAATAAGGAGTTGGAAGATAAAGGATATGAATTAACTGCTATAGCAGATACATGTTTAGCTGCTATGAATATATATTCTGATAATATAACAAATATTAATCAGATTAAAGAGAATGATAAAGTTGCTATACCTAATGATGATTCTAATAGAGGCAGAGCTTTAAAAGTATTAGCAGCGGCAGGATTGATAGAATTAAAAAATATATATAAACAAAATCCTACTGTTAATGATATAAAAGAAAATAAATTAAATTTGGATATAATTGAAGTTGATGCTGGAAGTATATATGGTTTGCTTCCAGATATAGCAAGTGCCGTTATCAATAGTAATTTTGCTTTAAACTTCGGACTTGATCCTTATAGAGATTCTATATTTAAGGATAATACGAGCAATTATACTGATAAAAATTATATAAATATTATAGCTGCTAGAACAGAAAATAAGGATAATGAGACATACAAAAAAATAATAAATGCATATCAATCTGATGAGATTAAAGAAATATATAATAAAAAATTTAATGGAATATATAGCTGTTTGGTAATTTTATAG
- a CDS encoding MetQ/NlpA family ABC transporter substrate-binding protein: MKSLIIFFLLINILSCNNSNVDIIKVGHIGEFDSDVWQKIDEELKIENARLELVYFEDYEILNKALNDGEIDLNSFQNYIYFVNETNKYNYNLHILGKTFVAPMNIYSKFLTNINQISSNATIAIPDDEVNLSRALQVLEVANIIKLERFDTSFYNISNIIENKLNIQFITMDASIIYYNMDKVDAAVINYGFISDYINYKIIFYDDISKYSHAGLMSYANLIVCREKDRNYNLYKFITESYRQKMKKNIDKNILDGLIAID; this comes from the coding sequence ATGAAATCTTTAATAATATTTTTTTTATTAATTAATATTCTTTCTTGCAATAATTCTAATGTTGATATTATAAAGGTAGGACATATAGGAGAATTTGATTCGGATGTATGGCAGAAAATAGATGAAGAGTTAAAAATTGAAAATGCAAGATTAGAACTTGTATATTTTGAAGATTATGAAATTTTAAATAAGGCTCTAAATGATGGTGAGATAGATTTGAATTCTTTTCAAAACTACATATATTTTGTAAATGAAACTAATAAATATAATTATAATCTTCATATATTAGGAAAAACTTTCGTGGCTCCTATGAATATATATTCAAAATTTCTTACGAATATAAATCAAATATCATCTAATGCTACAATAGCCATTCCTGATGATGAAGTAAATTTATCAAGAGCATTGCAAGTATTAGAAGTGGCAAATATCATTAAACTTGAAAGATTTGATACGAGTTTTTATAATATATCTAATATTATAGAAAATAAATTAAATATTCAATTTATAACTATGGATGCTAGTATAATTTATTATAATATGGATAAGGTTGATGCCGCCGTTATAAATTATGGATTTATTTCAGATTATATAAATTATAAAATTATATTTTATGATGATATATCAAAATATTCGCATGCTGGTTTGATGTCCTATGCTAATTTGATTGTATGCCGAGAAAAAGATAGAAATTATAATCTTTATAAGTTTATAACAGAAAGCTATAGACAGAAGATGAAGAAAAATATAGATAAAAATATATTAGATGGTCTTATTGCAATTGACTAA
- a CDS encoding MetQ/NlpA family ABC transporter substrate-binding protein, which yields MKKLLFILFLLLFIISCNCKKEEVVKIGYIGELDMSIWEYVANEMKEQNILLELIQFSDYSIINKALNSKHIDLNHFQHYAYFVNATNKNDYYLSIIDKTFIAAMNMYSENLTNLSQLQLHSKIAVPKDEVNLSRSLKILESIGLLKLIRKNNINYNFTTNDIRENYLKLEFVAVEADDVYSVMSFVDGAFVNLNLNFDFKDSNILYYDDPSKYDSDMYINLIVARLEDEDNSVYKKIAETYKKRIKEVVESGKLNGIIINY from the coding sequence ATGAAAAAATTATTATTTATTTTGTTTTTATTACTATTTATTATTTCTTGTAATTGTAAAAAAGAAGAAGTGGTAAAGATAGGATACATAGGGGAGCTTGACATGAGCATATGGGAATACGTAGCAAATGAAATGAAAGAACAAAATATTTTATTAGAATTAATACAATTTTCAGACTATTCTATAATAAATAAAGCTTTAAATAGCAAACATATAGATTTGAATCATTTTCAGCATTATGCTTATTTCGTTAATGCTACAAATAAAAACGATTATTATTTGAGTATAATAGATAAAACTTTTATAGCTGCTATGAATATGTATTCAGAAAATTTAACTAATTTATCTCAGTTACAACTACATTCAAAGATAGCAGTACCAAAAGATGAAGTAAATTTATCAAGATCATTAAAAATATTGGAATCTATAGGATTATTAAAATTAATTAGGAAGAATAATATTAATTATAATTTTACCACAAATGATATAAGAGAAAATTATTTGAAATTAGAGTTTGTAGCTGTAGAGGCAGATGATGTTTATTCTGTCATGTCTTTTGTTGATGGAGCTTTTGTTAATCTCAATCTTAATTTTGATTTTAAAGATTCAAATATATTATATTATGATGATCCTAGTAAATATGATTCTGATATGTATATAAATCTTATAGTTGCAAGATTAGAAGATGAAGATAATAGCGTTTATAAAAAGATAGCTGAGACTTATAAAAAAAGAATAAAAGAGGTTGTCGAATCAGGAAAATTAAATGGAATTATCATCAATTATTAA
- a CDS encoding MetQ/NlpA family ABC transporter substrate-binding protein has product MKKFLLFISSAILSLMILSCGNTSSGDQKVVKVGFAGESDYQIWDPIVAKLAEEGIKVELVSFSDYTIPNQALNDGEIDLNAFQHYAYFNDEVSNKGYDLTAIADTYISAMNIYSTNITDVKQLKNGDKIAIPNDPSNGGRALKVLQAAGIIKVKPEAGDTPSVSDIIENPLNIEIVEMDAGAIYGVLPDVACAVINGNYAIDFGLNPGSDYIFKDDPSIYSGKSFVNLIAARTKDKDNELYKKVVATYQSEIVEKVYNENFLGSYLPTWK; this is encoded by the coding sequence ATGAAAAAATTTTTATTATTTATATCATCAGCCATATTATCATTAATGATATTATCATGCGGAAATACTTCTTCTGGTGATCAAAAGGTAGTTAAAGTTGGTTTTGCTGGAGAGTCTGATTATCAAATCTGGGATCCTATAGTAGCTAAACTAGCTGAAGAAGGAATAAAAGTAGAGTTAGTATCTTTCTCTGATTACACTATACCTAATCAGGCTTTAAATGATGGAGAGATTGATTTGAATGCTTTCCAACACTATGCATACTTTAATGATGAAGTATCAAATAAAGGATATGATTTAACTGCTATAGCTGATACTTATATATCTGCTATGAATATTTATTCTACTAATATCACAGATGTAAAACAATTAAAAAACGGCGATAAAATAGCTATACCTAATGACCCTTCTAATGGTGGAAGAGCTTTAAAAGTTCTTCAGGCTGCAGGAATCATTAAAGTAAAACCTGAAGCAGGAGATACTCCTAGTGTAAGCGATATAATAGAAAATCCTCTAAATATTGAAATCGTAGAAATGGATGCAGGTGCTATTTATGGTGTTCTTCCTGATGTTGCTTGTGCTGTTATTAATGGAAACTATGCTATAGACTTCGGTTTGAATCCTGGTTCTGACTATATATTCAAAGATGACCCTTCTATTTATAGTGGAAAATCTTTTGTCAATTTGATAGCTGCAAGAACTAAAGATAAAGATAATGAATTATACAAAAAAGTTGTAGCAACTTATCAATCTGAAATAGTAGAAAAAGTTTATAATGAGAATTTCTTAGGTTCTTATCTTCCTACTTGGAAATAA